A genomic stretch from Engraulis encrasicolus isolate BLACKSEA-1 chromosome 12, IST_EnEncr_1.0, whole genome shotgun sequence includes:
- the LOC134459340 gene encoding uncharacterized protein LOC134459340 isoform X2 encodes MTERAEVTIALDGQQLRDQWETRSNELKEKGDLERSRVKKSALNGLFQEWNFRLAQRQGVTGEKKGKDMSDFRKIVITPPEVEQDEKALQAKFKVARPPPRKVAPPPPPPPKREPKPPPPNRERAPQPKPEEKKPAARTPQPGRAPQPAPSAAGAPAVTKKVAYKDNLSQAGWDQSWKILKPLMDMEMAMGAGKKEAKGGKFDAHKYRCVQRSLEETWSASAEWNKSSPLPKNEVQKHHPKSQKPMKSVQQPESFSANDWAESWKSQNPVFQQQEEAWGQEWSGYCVHPKDKTSNAECKGENPQGWEESFKSFKYEPKKEEEHVESEDYWKKKELRLYKKGLFCPGWSESWKSPEMKNGPSKVTQNGNNHSAIVEVYLRDWAESWKACRNHSWSKESSLQRYRIYFHMMSKRIMLNNVRSFQLEEQVPTAEWTESWKVAKGQTQAKDTHEVSAAQEVDISQVPLQLQFHMLNTKFPGWAKSWSVAKPPSGGDGAAQPSPQWKNSWKLSNPNPSAGDGTKASQDVACWSDEHKNYRYIQSDVEEYVTPSEWSECWQTVKPPPKAEAKPEPTEGESILHSHNHVHIGQYPLLDWTDSWKFTSKRTKSYTVSLSRWGDSWKFSNPNDEHMLQGEKQVHKLRVKGHRYPESAAKEPEVAEWATSWKHMTPDSPKPDAPREDSGEWGECWRLSNPQLFLKKEAWSEQEHSEEHQDLTLQLSFMAKGDKKVFNPEFSQPEWNESWRFMKQQAEHRRE; translated from the exons ATGACTGAGAGGGCTGAGGTGACTATCGCCCTGGACGGCCAGCAGCTGCGTGACCAGTGGGAGACACGTTCCAATGAGCTGAAGGAGAAGGGGGATCTTGAGCGCAGTCGAGTAAAGAAAAGTGCCTTGAATGG GCTGTTTCAAGAATGGAACTTCCGGCTTGCACAGAGACAGGGAGTCACAGGAGAGAAGAAGGGCAAAGACATGTCTGACTTCAGGAAGATTGTGATCACGCCACCCGAAGTAGAGCAGGATGAGAAAGCCCTGCAGGCTAAGTTCAAGGTCGCCCGTCCTCCTCCGAGGAAGGTGgcgccaccacctccaccgccaccaaAGCGTGAGCCTAAACCACCTCCTCCCAATAGAGAGCGGGCGCCACAGCCAAAGCCAGAGGAGAAGAAACCGGCAGCCAGAACACCCCAACCGGGCAGGGCACCACAACCAGCACCCAGTGCAGCAGGCGCACCTGCAGTCACCAAGAAAGTTGCTTACAAGGATAATCTGTCTCAGGCTGGCTGGGATCAGTCCTGGAAGATCCTGAAGCCCTTGATGGACATGGAGATGGCCATGGGCGCAGGGAAGAAGGAGGCAAAAGGAGGCAAATTCGACGCGCACAAGTATCGCTGTGTTCAGCGCTCATTGGAGGAAACATGGTCGGCGTCAGCAGAATGGAACAAGTCCAGCCCATTGCCGAAAAACGAAGTGCAGAAACATCATCCAAAGAGTCAGAAACCCATGAAGTCTGTTCAGCAGCCTGAGAGTTTCAGCGCCAACGACTGGGCAGAATCATGGAAGAGCCAAAACCCTGTATTTCAACAGCAAGAGGAGGCCTGGGGGCAGGAGTGGTCTGGCTATTGTGTGCACCCCAAGGATAAAACCAGCAATGCTGAATGTAAGGGAGAGAATCCCCAAGGATGGGAAGAATCGTTCAAGTCCTTTAAATATGAGCCAAAGAAGGAAGAGGAACACGTTGAATCGGAGGACTACTGGAAGAAAAAGGAATTGCGCTTGTACAAAAAGGGCTTGTTTTGTCCTGGTTGGTCCGAGTCATGGAAATCACCAGAGATGAAGAATGGGCCATCGAAAGTAACACAAAATGGGAATAATCACAGCGCTATTGTGGAAGTGTATTTAAGAGACTGGGCTGAGTCTTGGAAAGCATGCAGAAACCACAGCTGGAGCAAGGAGTCCTCACTTCAGCGCTACCGCATTTATTTCCACATGATGTCCAAACGTATTATGTTGAACAATGTAAGGAGCTTCCAGCTGGAAGAGCAGGTGCCAACTGCGGAGTGGACTGAGTCTTGGAAAGTAGCGAAAGGACAAACACAGGCTAAAGACACACATGAGGTCAGCGCGGCCCAAGAAGTAGACATTTCCCAGGTTCCTTTGCAGCTCCAGTTTCACATGTTGAACACCAAGTTCCCTGGCTGGGCTAAGTCCTGGTCCGTGGCCAAACCCCCCAGTGGCGGGGATGGTGCAGCACAGCCAAGTCCGCAGTGGAAGAACTCCTGGAAGCTCTCCAACCCAAATCCATCTGCTGGCGATGGCACAAAGGCAAGCCAAGACGTTGCATGTTGGTCAGACGAGCACAAGAATTACAGATACATTCAATCAGATGTCGAGGAGTATGTTACCCCAAGTGAATGGAGTGAATGCTGGCAAACCGTGAAGCCCCCACCAAAGGCTGAAGCGAAGCCAGAGCCTACAGAGGGAGAATCTATCCTGCATAGTCACAATCACGTGCATATCGGTCAATACCCTCTACTGGACTGGACCGACTCCTGGAAGTTCACAAGCAAGCGCACCAAGTCCTACACAGTATCTCTGTCACGCTGGGGCGACTCCTGGAAGTTCTCAAACCCCAACGATGAGCACATGCTCCAGGGGGAGAAGCAAGTGCACAAGCTGAGGGTTAAGGGCCACAGGTACCCAGAAAGTGCTGCAAAGGAGCCAGAGGTTGCAGAGTGGGCTACCTCCTGGAAGCACATGACACCTGACTCTCCAAAGCCTGACGCTCCTCGGGAGGACAGTGGGGAGTGGGGCGAGTGTTGGAGGCTCTCGAATCCCCAGCTGTTCCTGAAGAAAGAGGCCTGGAGTGAACAGGAGCACAGCGAGGAGCACCAAGACCTTACTCTGCAGCTGTCGTTCATGGCGAAGGGAGACAAAAAAGTCTTCAACCCCGAGTTCAGCCAGCCAGAATGGAATGAATCATGGAGGTTTATGAAACAGCAGGCAGAGCATAGAAGAGAATAA